A genomic segment from Candidatus Zixiibacteriota bacterium encodes:
- the der gene encoding ribosome biogenesis GTPase Der codes for MKRLPVVAIIGRPNVGKSTLFNRILRRRLAVVDDQPGVTRDRLYGLAEWAGREFHLVDTGGFIPDSDDLINRLVREQAEIAISDADLVLFVTDSRVGPTDLDEDIARKLQRSKKPVIVIANKADNESFSYDVSRFYSLGLGEPIDVAANSGYNTGDMLDAVIDKLPETETIDETGKLRIAVVGRPNVGKSSFVNLLCGKTRQIVTDIPGTTRDSIDTEIIADGEKYILIDTAGLRRKSKVKENVEFYTTLRTLRSVERCDVVVLIIEANEGLLHQDIQVLEQVHEFRKAILIAVNKWDLIEDKETNTVRDYEASVKGKIPTFSYIPMIFISALTGQRGVNVLRLCKQIDERQSRRIQTSEMNRFIEETVNRQHPAAVKGKHIKFFYATQTDIKPPTFVLFCNYPKLLQKQYLKYIENRLRETYDLEGVPIRLKIKARESNR; via the coding sequence ATGAAGCGCCTCCCAGTGGTAGCGATCATTGGTCGGCCCAATGTCGGCAAGTCGACTCTGTTCAACCGGATTCTGAGGCGGCGACTGGCGGTAGTCGACGATCAACCGGGAGTGACTCGCGACCGGCTGTATGGGCTCGCCGAGTGGGCGGGGAGGGAATTCCACCTCGTCGATACCGGCGGTTTCATTCCGGACAGCGACGACCTGATCAACCGCCTCGTGAGAGAACAGGCGGAGATTGCAATCAGCGACGCTGATCTTGTGCTGTTCGTCACAGATTCACGCGTCGGTCCGACAGACCTCGATGAAGATATTGCTCGAAAGCTTCAAAGATCGAAGAAGCCGGTTATTGTCATCGCGAACAAGGCAGACAATGAATCGTTCAGCTATGATGTCAGTCGATTCTACAGTCTCGGCCTCGGGGAGCCGATCGACGTCGCTGCGAATTCCGGATACAACACAGGCGACATGCTCGATGCCGTCATCGACAAATTGCCGGAGACGGAGACCATCGATGAAACGGGCAAGCTGCGGATCGCTGTGGTCGGTCGCCCGAACGTGGGGAAGTCGTCCTTTGTAAATCTCCTCTGCGGAAAGACACGGCAGATTGTCACAGATATTCCCGGAACGACACGCGATTCAATCGACACAGAGATCATTGCAGATGGGGAGAAGTACATCTTAATCGACACCGCCGGGCTGAGGCGCAAATCCAAGGTCAAGGAGAATGTCGAATTCTATACTACTCTGCGAACACTCAGAAGTGTCGAGCGCTGTGATGTCGTTGTCCTGATTATAGAGGCGAACGAAGGGCTGCTCCATCAGGATATTCAAGTCCTCGAACAGGTGCATGAATTTCGCAAAGCGATATTGATCGCTGTCAACAAGTGGGATCTGATTGAGGACAAGGAGACCAACACGGTGCGCGATTACGAAGCTTCTGTCAAAGGGAAGATCCCGACATTCTCATACATTCCGATGATTTTCATCTCGGCGCTGACCGGGCAACGCGGAGTCAATGTTCTGAGGTTGTGCAAACAGATTGATGAACGCCAGAGTCGACGTATCCAGACTTCGGAAATGAACCGGTTTATCGAGGAGACCGTAAACCGACAGCATCCGGCGGCCGTGAAGGGAAAACACATCAAGTTCTTCTACGCGACTCAGACCGATATAAAGCCGCCGACATTCGTGCTATTTTGCAATTATCCGAAGCTTCTGCAGAAGCAGTATCTGAAGTACATTGAGAACAGACTTCGAGAGACTTATGACCTTGAAGGCGTGCCGATCCGGCTGAAGATTAAAGCGAGAGAGAGCAACCGTTGA
- the rlmN gene encoding 23S rRNA (adenine(2503)-C(2))-methyltransferase RlmN: protein MSADRSLIDLKDMSTSELENLSEELVCKRFPGRQLFGWIHKHNVTDFNAMTNISKEFREMLKGKYYISRADIVDLQQSKLDGTRKLLLKLSDGEQVETVWIPGADRSTICVSSQVGCPLACRFCLTGLMKMKRNLTAGEIAEQVYSVKAILQGDEDFRNIVFMGMGEPFLNYDSVIAGLDLLMSDLGLGIAQKRVTISTVGIVPGIFRLADSGLKVMLAVSLHSADDDLRSRLVPANKKYPLSVLVPALKYYTETTGRRLTFEYCLIGGVNDSIDSARKLVSLIHDIPCKINLLAYNAAPGLPKEFRRPSEDSIERFRDYLYPRCPAVTTRKSRGADILAACGQLATGSKISEKKT from the coding sequence TTGAGTGCAGATCGCAGCTTGATCGACCTGAAAGACATGAGCACCTCTGAGCTTGAGAATCTCTCCGAGGAACTTGTCTGCAAAAGGTTTCCCGGAAGGCAGCTTTTTGGATGGATCCACAAGCACAATGTCACCGATTTCAATGCGATGACGAATATTTCCAAAGAGTTTAGAGAGATGCTTAAAGGGAAGTATTACATCTCAAGGGCAGATATAGTAGACTTGCAGCAGTCGAAGCTCGATGGTACACGCAAGCTTCTGCTAAAGCTGAGTGATGGGGAGCAAGTCGAGACAGTCTGGATTCCAGGAGCCGATCGCAGTACCATTTGTGTATCGAGTCAGGTCGGATGCCCTCTCGCGTGTCGATTCTGTCTGACCGGACTTATGAAGATGAAGCGCAACCTAACTGCCGGTGAGATAGCGGAGCAGGTCTATTCAGTTAAAGCAATACTTCAAGGCGATGAGGACTTCAGAAACATCGTATTCATGGGGATGGGGGAGCCGTTTCTCAATTACGATAGTGTCATCGCGGGTCTTGATCTGTTGATGTCTGATCTCGGATTGGGGATCGCTCAGAAGAGAGTTACCATCTCGACCGTTGGAATCGTGCCGGGGATATTCCGCCTTGCCGATTCAGGTTTGAAGGTGATGCTGGCGGTGTCGCTGCACTCCGCTGATGATGATCTGCGAAGCAGGCTTGTTCCGGCAAACAAGAAATATCCGCTGAGTGTTCTCGTCCCTGCTCTGAAATACTACACCGAGACGACAGGTCGCCGCCTGACGTTCGAATACTGTCTCATTGGTGGAGTCAATGATTCGATCGACAGCGCGCGAAAACTCGTCAGTTTGATCCACGACATTCCTTGCAAGATAAATCTCCTCGCATACAACGCCGCACCGGGCCTTCCGAAAGAGTTCAGGCGACCATCAGAGGATTCGATCGAGAGATTCCGAGATTACCTATATCCACGCTGCCCAGCCGTCACTACTCGCAAATCAAGGGGCGCAGACATACTCGCTGCCTGCGGACAGCTTGCGACAGGATCCAAAATTTCAGAGAAAAAAACTTGA
- a CDS encoding DUF512 domain-containing protein has protein sequence MMILKSTADDPMLEELGITSGSKLLKVNGREVCDMLDYRFYSADDDLLLLFENADADQVELEISAQDLIDLDFEFGPDKPKGCGNKCVFCFIHQLPKGLRRSLYFKDEDFRLSFQHGNYITLTNLKPADFKRIKEQRLSPLYISVHTTDDDLRRKMLGNEKIPPLMPQMRDLIDSGITMHTQIVLCPGWNDGEHLRRTIDDLAAMYPGVSSVAAVPVGLTAHRAKLPAMTRYDSASAAAVLDELIAAGERLSGDLGIRFIYPADEFFLLAGVEIPAESFYDGFPQVENGVGMMRQLMDSESADGIDLKKDIRLTIATGSLVSPMLHDILDAKWRTVTGLSYRVHPVENKLMGDTVTVSGLLAGIDILDSVSRLDNVGDCVVVPPNCLNDDGLFLDDLTIEDIESGLSRPVVQAEYSSRETLLKLRKELAI, from the coding sequence ATGATGATACTGAAATCGACAGCGGATGATCCGATGCTGGAAGAGCTCGGCATCACTTCGGGATCGAAACTCCTGAAAGTGAATGGCCGCGAAGTCTGCGATATGCTCGATTATCGGTTCTATTCGGCTGATGACGATCTTCTGCTGTTGTTTGAGAACGCTGACGCGGATCAGGTGGAACTCGAAATCAGCGCGCAGGATCTCATTGACCTCGATTTCGAGTTTGGTCCCGACAAACCGAAAGGCTGCGGGAATAAATGCGTGTTCTGCTTCATACATCAACTCCCGAAAGGTCTCCGGCGGTCGCTCTATTTCAAGGACGAGGACTTTCGGCTTTCGTTTCAGCATGGCAACTATATAACTCTGACGAATCTCAAACCTGCCGATTTCAAGCGGATCAAAGAGCAGCGCTTATCGCCACTCTATATATCGGTGCATACAACGGATGACGATTTGCGGCGAAAGATGCTCGGCAACGAGAAAATACCGCCGCTTATGCCTCAAATGCGCGATCTTATCGATTCCGGTATCACAATGCATACGCAGATTGTGCTTTGTCCCGGATGGAATGACGGCGAGCATCTAAGGCGCACAATTGATGACTTGGCGGCAATGTATCCGGGAGTAAGTTCGGTCGCAGCAGTCCCTGTCGGTCTCACCGCGCACCGCGCCAAACTGCCTGCGATGACGCGTTACGATTCAGCATCCGCCGCCGCAGTTCTCGATGAGTTGATCGCAGCAGGGGAGAGGCTCTCCGGTGATCTCGGAATCCGATTTATCTATCCAGCCGATGAATTCTTTCTGCTTGCTGGCGTAGAGATTCCTGCAGAGTCATTCTACGACGGTTTCCCGCAAGTGGAGAATGGCGTGGGCATGATGCGGCAGCTCATGGATTCTGAGTCTGCCGACGGTATCGATCTGAAGAAAGATATTCGGCTGACAATTGCGACCGGAAGCCTGGTTTCACCCATGCTGCATGATATCCTCGACGCCAAATGGCGCACAGTAACCGGACTCAGTTATCGCGTACATCCAGTCGAGAACAAACTCATGGGGGACACCGTGACCGTATCCGGCCTGCTCGCCGGAATAGATATTCTCGACTCAGTTTCCCGGCTTGACAATGTCGGCGATTGTGTTGTTGTGCCGCCGAACTGCCTGAATGACGATGGACTTTTTCTGGATGATTTGACTATCGAGGATATCGAATCAGGGTTGTCGCGCCCTGTTGTTCAAGCGGAATACTCGTCGCGCGAGACACTGCTGAAGCTCAGAAAGGAGCTTGCAATATGA